In one window of Niallia sp. Man26 DNA:
- a CDS encoding LLM class flavin-dependent oxidoreductase yields MVKKIKFGAMIHGIGGTTDGWRHPSVPADASVSLPFYKERARLAEKANFSFIFVADGLSINEKSLPHFLNRFEPITLLTAIAGATERIGIVGTLSTSYSQPFNVARQFLSLDHISAGRAGWNVVTSPSAGAAQNFNETELPSHEERYKKASEHLTVVKGLWDSWEDGAFVRNKDTGEFFDKEKMHALNHEGEFFSVKGPLNLERSPQGYPVIFQAGSSERGKKFAAESADAIFTGHETLEEAIAFYHDVKTKAAENGRSHDDILIFPGISPIVADTVEEANKIYEDFISLVPIDNAITYLGRFFDQFDFSVFPLDEPFPDIGDIGKEAFQSTTDKIKRMAKENKLTLRQVAQQVAVPRSTFIGTPEIVADKIQSWFESGGADGFIINSDIPSQFKVFVEKVVPILQARGIYEEEYSGSTLRDHLGLKKPINQHSLKNNKALEV; encoded by the coding sequence ATGGTGAAGAAAATAAAGTTTGGTGCAATGATTCATGGAATTGGCGGGACAACAGATGGATGGCGTCACCCATCTGTTCCTGCAGATGCAAGTGTTAGTTTACCGTTCTATAAAGAACGAGCAAGGCTTGCAGAAAAAGCAAATTTCAGCTTCATTTTTGTGGCTGACGGACTGTCTATCAATGAAAAGTCACTGCCTCATTTCTTAAACAGGTTTGAGCCGATTACTTTACTGACTGCAATAGCAGGTGCTACAGAAAGGATAGGGATTGTCGGGACACTTTCCACTTCCTATAGCCAGCCTTTTAATGTCGCCAGACAGTTTCTATCATTAGACCATATAAGTGCAGGAAGAGCAGGCTGGAATGTTGTAACATCTCCATCAGCTGGAGCAGCTCAAAATTTCAATGAGACAGAGCTTCCTTCCCATGAGGAGCGCTATAAAAAAGCATCTGAACATCTCACTGTAGTTAAAGGACTATGGGATTCTTGGGAAGACGGTGCATTTGTCAGAAATAAGGACACTGGAGAATTTTTTGATAAAGAAAAAATGCATGCGTTAAATCATGAGGGAGAGTTCTTTTCCGTTAAAGGACCTTTGAATTTGGAAAGATCACCGCAAGGATATCCTGTTATATTTCAGGCTGGATCATCTGAAAGGGGCAAAAAATTTGCGGCGGAGTCAGCAGATGCGATTTTTACAGGTCACGAAACGTTAGAAGAAGCTATTGCGTTTTATCATGATGTAAAAACGAAGGCTGCTGAAAATGGTCGCAGTCATGATGATATTTTAATATTCCCTGGAATCAGTCCTATTGTAGCTGACACAGTAGAGGAAGCAAATAAGATATATGAGGATTTTATCAGCTTAGTGCCGATTGATAATGCGATTACGTATCTTGGAAGGTTTTTTGACCAATTTGACTTCAGTGTTTTTCCGCTGGATGAACCATTTCCGGATATAGGGGATATAGGCAAGGAAGCTTTTCAGAGCACAACAGACAAAATAAAAAGAATGGCAAAGGAAAATAAGCTGACACTACGCCAAGTGGCTCAGCAGGTTGCCGTTCCAAGAAGCACCTTTATCGGCACTCCTGAAATTGTGGCAGATAAGATTCAGAGCTGGTTTGAAAGCGGCGGTGCAGACGGCTTTATCATCAACTCTGACATTCCAAGCCAATTTAAAGTGTTTGTAGAAAAAGTTGTGCCAATTCTTCAAGCAAGAGGCATTTATGAGGAAGAATATTCAGGCAGCACATTAAGAGACCATTTAGGCCTAAAAAAGCCGATTAATCAGCACAGTCTAAAAAACAATAAAGCTTTAGAAGTATAA
- a CDS encoding glutaredoxin family protein, with amino-acid sequence MSQNKKVVVWSKVGCSYCEQVKSYLSDNNFEYSTIDVTENDSLRDVLEVKYGIRYVPVVEVSDGDSAEYKAVFKVDLEALKEALA; translated from the coding sequence ATGAGTCAAAATAAAAAAGTGGTAGTGTGGAGCAAAGTTGGATGTAGTTATTGTGAACAAGTCAAATCTTACTTATCAGATAATAATTTTGAGTATTCAACAATTGATGTGACAGAAAATGATTCTTTAAGAGATGTGCTTGAAGTTAAATATGGTATTCGCTATGTACCGGTAGTAGAGGTAAGTGACGGGGATTCTGCAGAATATAAAGCCGTTTTTAAAGTTGACCTGGAAGCATTAAAAGAAGCATTAGCTTAA
- a CDS encoding LLM class flavin-dependent oxidoreductase has protein sequence MAFKLSILDQSPVGEGETAEQGLQNTVRLAQAADQLGYHRFWVSEHHNNGQLAGSAPESLIGFLLATTKNIRVGSGGIMLQHYSPYKVAEVFHVLSSLAPGRVDLGVGKAPGGLNLSTKALQEDKVEAQKSFEEKLADLKQYIYHKERDLDLVAAPTPRVRPDLILLGGSAESAELAAKLGISFVFAYFINGEQNVLKEARERFKQFSPAGGGQFIVALTVAVAETDEKADSFIKQRESVKVILADGKKLNVGSLEQAEKVISQYEETDYQLIVQKAGYVAGSKESVRDALSSLAKEHEIDEIISLSPIVDINDRLSSYKLLSEAFAEESIHIEKENEGVGI, from the coding sequence ATGGCATTTAAATTAAGCATTCTTGATCAGAGTCCTGTTGGTGAAGGAGAAACAGCAGAACAGGGGCTCCAAAATACGGTGAGGTTAGCACAGGCAGCTGATCAGTTGGGCTATCATCGTTTTTGGGTTTCAGAGCATCATAATAACGGTCAATTAGCTGGGTCTGCACCAGAAAGCTTAATCGGCTTTCTGCTGGCAACTACTAAAAATATTAGAGTCGGTTCTGGGGGCATAATGCTACAGCATTACAGCCCATATAAAGTTGCCGAAGTGTTTCATGTGCTCTCATCGCTCGCTCCAGGAAGAGTCGATCTTGGTGTGGGCAAAGCACCAGGTGGCTTAAACTTATCTACAAAAGCACTGCAGGAAGACAAAGTAGAAGCCCAAAAGTCTTTTGAAGAAAAACTGGCTGATTTAAAGCAATATATTTACCATAAGGAGCGTGACTTAGATTTAGTGGCTGCTCCTACTCCAAGGGTGAGACCAGATCTTATACTTCTTGGAGGAAGTGCAGAAAGTGCAGAACTGGCTGCAAAACTTGGAATATCCTTTGTGTTTGCTTACTTTATAAATGGAGAGCAAAATGTTCTAAAAGAAGCAAGAGAACGGTTTAAGCAGTTTTCACCGGCTGGTGGAGGGCAATTTATAGTGGCATTGACAGTAGCTGTTGCTGAAACTGATGAAAAAGCTGATTCCTTTATTAAGCAAAGAGAGTCTGTCAAGGTAATACTGGCAGATGGGAAGAAGTTAAATGTAGGTTCTTTGGAGCAGGCGGAAAAGGTAATCAGCCAGTATGAAGAAACAGATTATCAGCTTATTGTTCAAAAAGCGGGTTATGTTGCAGGTTCGAAGGAAAGTGTCAGGGATGCTCTTAGCAGTCTGGCTAAAGAGCATGAAATCGATGAAATCATTTCCTTATCACCAATTGTGGACATTAATGACAGGTTAAGTTCTTATAAGCTATTAAGTGAGGCATTTGCAGAAGAGAGTATTCACATAGAAAAAGAAAATGAAGGAGTGGGAATATAA
- the ssuE gene encoding NADPH-dependent FMN reductase — protein sequence MPTITIVAGGNSIHSRLTGILNYAEEFLKSNSIDVEIIQVHQLPSEALIKADFKNEKIQEVNQLIEKSDGVIFLTPVYKAAYSGILKTYIDLMPQKALKDKAVLPLALGGTYGHLLVIDYVLKPVLINLGTTNINGGVYIQDTQVTKQDDNTFTLADETISRLNESLSQFVKSIVR from the coding sequence ATGCCGACAATTACAATCGTAGCTGGTGGGAATTCTATTCACTCTCGTTTAACAGGCATATTGAATTATGCAGAGGAATTTTTGAAAAGCAACAGTATTGATGTTGAAATTATTCAAGTTCATCAGCTTCCAAGTGAAGCATTAATCAAGGCCGATTTCAAAAATGAGAAAATTCAAGAGGTAAATCAATTAATTGAAAAGAGTGATGGTGTGATCTTTCTAACCCCAGTGTATAAGGCAGCGTACTCTGGTATTTTGAAAACATATATTGACCTTATGCCACAGAAGGCTTTAAAAGACAAGGCAGTGCTCCCACTAGCTTTAGGAGGTACATACGGTCATCTATTAGTGATCGATTATGTGCTTAAACCGGTGCTGATCAACTTAGGAACAACAAATATAAATGGCGGTGTCTATATACAGGATACACAAGTGACAAAGCAGGATGATAATACTTTTACGCTGGCAGATGAAACAATATCAAGATTAAATGAATCATTATCCCAATTTGTTAAATCAATCGTGAGGTGA
- a CDS encoding LysR family transcriptional regulator: MEIRAIRTFTTIVKYGNFLKAAEALNYSQPTITLHIKHLEEEVGEKLLERGKTLKMTEAGRLFYERANALLREYDRLDKTLQDLEGGLAGLIRIGVSEPTASLELPAIIVDFVEKFPKVEISLHVADANTLSTMLYQDEIDFAICGAPEVSMENVFKPLYYDDIVLLVSESHPLTEKGIAEVEDLLEETILFTPHNCPIRIKIEQTIVEKIGTNYKKLEISSSMAHKHYVQAGLGISLFTRTAHSFPFPGTKVLEINGIDAAPVIGLLRRTNNLNGKASTHLLSLIEEAFLKKNILQKNV; this comes from the coding sequence ATGGAGATTCGTGCAATCCGCACATTCACGACAATTGTAAAATATGGAAACTTTTTAAAGGCGGCAGAAGCATTAAATTATTCGCAGCCAACAATTACACTTCATATTAAACATCTGGAGGAAGAAGTCGGCGAAAAACTGCTAGAGCGAGGCAAAACATTAAAAATGACAGAAGCTGGCCGGCTGTTTTATGAACGCGCCAATGCTTTATTAAGAGAGTATGATCGCCTTGATAAAACATTGCAGGACTTGGAAGGCGGTTTGGCAGGTTTAATTCGCATTGGTGTTTCAGAGCCTACAGCAAGTCTTGAACTCCCAGCCATTATCGTTGATTTTGTTGAAAAGTTTCCAAAAGTAGAAATTTCTCTTCATGTTGCTGATGCCAATACATTAAGTACAATGCTTTATCAAGACGAGATTGATTTTGCCATTTGCGGAGCACCGGAAGTTTCGATGGAGAATGTATTTAAACCGTTATATTATGATGACATTGTTCTGCTAGTTTCTGAGTCGCATCCGCTTACTGAAAAGGGAATAGCAGAAGTGGAGGATTTACTGGAGGAGACCATTCTATTTACACCTCATAATTGCCCGATAAGAATAAAAATTGAACAAACAATTGTAGAGAAAATCGGTACAAATTATAAAAAGCTTGAGATTTCGAGCAGTATGGCACACAAGCATTATGTTCAGGCTGGCCTAGGGATATCTCTTTTTACCCGTACAGCTCATTCCTTCCCCTTTCCTGGCACAAAAGTATTAGAGATTAATGGGATAGACGCTGCACCTGTAATCGGGCTATTACGAAGAACAAACAATTTAAACGGCAAAGCCTCCACACATTTATTATCATTAATTGAAGAAGCCTTCTTGAAGAAGAATATATTGCAAAAAAATGTTTAA
- a CDS encoding DMT family transporter, giving the protein MMLGMILAIMAGALVGVQNIFNNKVMVKAGSWTTTTLVLGMGFAASFFIGLAVEGKSLFDFSNMELWYLFSGFIGVGVVYCVTKGVKLLGPTYAIAIVMFAQLGFAVLSDTFGWFGTEPIPFTFKQQLGVLIIIGGILMFKLGDSKKGNVSGVLKKAS; this is encoded by the coding sequence ATTATGCTGGGAATGATACTGGCTATTATGGCAGGAGCGCTTGTTGGAGTGCAAAATATTTTTAATAACAAAGTGATGGTGAAAGCTGGCTCATGGACAACTACGACATTAGTTCTTGGAATGGGATTTGCTGCATCGTTCTTCATTGGTTTAGCTGTGGAAGGGAAAAGCCTTTTTGACTTTTCTAATATGGAGCTATGGTATTTATTTAGCGGCTTTATTGGTGTCGGTGTCGTTTATTGTGTAACGAAAGGAGTAAAGCTGCTTGGGCCAACATACGCTATTGCAATAGTGATGTTTGCACAACTCGGTTTTGCTGTATTATCTGATACTTTTGGCTGGTTCGGTACAGAGCCTATTCCATTCACCTTTAAACAGCAGCTAGGGGTATTGATTATTATTGGCGGTATTTTAATGTTTAAGTTAGGCGACAGCAAGAAAGGTAACGTTTCTGGAGTGTTAAAGAAAGCAAGTTAA
- a CDS encoding cyclic nucleotide-binding domain-containing protein codes for MKEWKDDVKLNSFLEQYGLTAVFNEHLIKHALLCEFEQGETICTQGESAHFLYVLVSGKIKVYTTSLDGKILILSFKQPLEIIGDVEFVNGAELLNTVEAVSDSVMMVGISFEWLKRYGYNDAEFLQFLLNIISHKFYRKSTTMSFNLMYPVEVRLASYLLSVSTTKEHTVAEKLDWLDLKDLANFIGTSYRHVNRVIKQFCLDGLIEKKKGVITIKDSAGLMKMAKDNIYEQ; via the coding sequence ATGAAGGAATGGAAAGATGATGTAAAGCTAAATTCTTTTTTGGAGCAATATGGATTAACAGCCGTTTTTAATGAGCATTTAATAAAGCATGCTCTGTTATGTGAATTTGAGCAAGGGGAAACAATTTGTACACAAGGAGAATCAGCACATTTCCTTTACGTGCTAGTTAGCGGCAAGATTAAAGTATATACAACTTCCTTGGATGGTAAAATACTTATTTTGTCCTTCAAGCAGCCGCTAGAGATTATAGGTGATGTAGAGTTCGTAAATGGAGCAGAACTACTCAATACTGTAGAGGCTGTGTCGGATAGTGTAATGATGGTTGGAATCAGTTTTGAATGGCTTAAAAGATATGGTTATAACGATGCTGAATTTCTTCAGTTTCTGCTCAATATTATATCTCATAAATTTTACAGAAAGTCCACGACGATGAGTTTTAATTTAATGTACCCAGTTGAAGTCAGACTGGCTAGCTATTTACTTTCTGTTTCAACAACGAAAGAACATACAGTAGCTGAAAAACTGGATTGGCTTGATTTAAAGGATTTAGCTAACTTCATCGGCACAAGCTATCGGCATGTGAATCGGGTAATAAAACAATTCTGTTTGGACGGGTTAATAGAGAAAAAGAAAGGTGTTATTACGATTAAAGACAGTGCTGGACTTATGAAGATGGCAAAGGATAATATTTACGAACAATAA
- a CDS encoding DMT family transporter, whose amino-acid sequence MKGILFALLGGVFITIQNIANANIREDIGIWQTASLTQFSGFVLALIILYFSKDINWKSVGNVQPIYWFGGAFAAIILFSNMEAIKHIGVTFTVSFVLISQLLLTFIIDINGWFGMEKRKLRAADFIGIAMMIGGVLLLKL is encoded by the coding sequence ATGAAGGGTATTCTTTTTGCGTTACTTGGCGGTGTTTTTATTACAATTCAGAATATAGCAAATGCCAATATACGGGAGGATATTGGTATTTGGCAAACAGCCAGTTTAACTCAGTTCTCTGGATTTGTGCTGGCTTTAATAATTCTTTATTTTTCTAAAGATATAAATTGGAAAAGTGTTGGAAATGTTCAGCCTATCTATTGGTTTGGGGGAGCATTTGCAGCGATAATCCTGTTTAGTAATATGGAAGCAATAAAGCATATTGGTGTTACATTTACTGTATCATTTGTTCTCATATCCCAGCTTTTGCTAACATTTATAATAGACATAAATGGCTGGTTTGGAATGGAGAAGCGTAAATTAAGAGCTGCTGATTTTATAGGAATTGCGATGATGATAGGTGGAGTATTGTTATTAAAACTGTGA
- a CDS encoding cell division protein FtsZ translates to MAKTFTKNQPAINITMVGFGQAGTRMADRFAAFKREDNTSVYNCIALNSNDGDLAGLKNISTNNRVSLELGGLGKNPEEAVHILEKNEKAKEKLKSFIQERIRPQDDLVMFFAGLGGGTGTSTIVKAIEEFYDYNNKPKIIEEFNLIRQEIGDAEVKENAKKYLKEASIRARRKFIKIGVVVTIPTRADGPDALRQVNNFAQQIWDIAKNPNKGVAFVVFADNQHFYDEFKQLPENSRNGIDNYRDYANNEIAEIFHELNTATTGGGTAVTFDSADFRRVVLEHTGSLVISRFSKPSNSVRNGHDVTAMFKEAIESSNLHQPIQLFDKETNTSARIHHIGLLAILDKSNDIGSSFIDDAREEIIEKLPLNGTVFSGYLEEKNNFSTSVYTFFKADALPERLAKGLVKEYEDFKARQQEVSYQQSVISSIAAANDDEDFDLDFEELGLAEFMSNEKPADKNDTDSDIDLDDIDLSLLDD, encoded by the coding sequence ATGGCAAAAACATTCACTAAGAACCAGCCGGCAATAAATATCACTATGGTGGGATTTGGACAAGCCGGAACAAGGATGGCAGACCGTTTTGCTGCTTTTAAAAGAGAGGATAATACATCTGTTTACAATTGCATCGCTTTAAACAGCAATGATGGTGATTTAGCCGGTTTAAAAAACATATCTACAAATAACAGAGTAAGCCTGGAGCTTGGCGGATTAGGCAAAAACCCAGAAGAAGCTGTACATATATTAGAGAAAAATGAAAAAGCGAAGGAAAAGCTGAAGTCCTTTATACAAGAAAGAATCAGACCGCAGGATGATCTAGTTATGTTCTTCGCTGGTCTTGGCGGCGGAACAGGCACTTCTACTATCGTTAAAGCAATTGAGGAGTTTTATGATTACAACAACAAACCGAAAATCATAGAAGAATTTAATCTAATTCGTCAGGAAATCGGTGATGCTGAAGTAAAGGAAAATGCCAAGAAATACTTAAAAGAAGCTTCTATTAGAGCAAGAAGAAAATTCATTAAGATTGGTGTTGTTGTGACAATACCTACACGTGCGGATGGTCCTGATGCCCTTCGACAAGTAAATAATTTTGCTCAACAGATTTGGGATATCGCAAAAAACCCTAATAAAGGCGTTGCTTTTGTAGTTTTTGCAGACAATCAGCATTTTTATGATGAGTTTAAACAGCTGCCTGAAAACAGCAGAAATGGTATTGATAACTACAGAGACTATGCAAACAATGAAATCGCAGAGATTTTCCATGAATTGAACACTGCTACTACTGGCGGCGGAACAGCGGTCACTTTTGATAGTGCTGACTTTAGACGGGTTGTACTGGAGCATACAGGATCACTTGTTATCAGCAGATTTTCTAAGCCGAGCAATTCGGTGAGAAATGGTCATGATGTTACTGCAATGTTTAAAGAAGCGATCGAGAGCAGTAATTTACATCAGCCTATACAGCTGTTTGATAAAGAAACGAATACATCAGCAAGAATTCATCATATTGGACTGCTTGCAATCCTCGATAAATCCAATGATATTGGCAGTTCTTTTATTGATGATGCCAGAGAAGAAATTATTGAAAAACTTCCGTTAAACGGTACAGTTTTTAGTGGATATTTGGAGGAAAAAAACAACTTTTCAACGAGTGTTTATACGTTCTTTAAAGCTGATGCCCTTCCAGAACGCTTAGCTAAAGGTTTAGTAAAGGAATATGAAGATTTTAAAGCAAGACAGCAGGAAGTAAGCTACCAGCAGTCAGTAATCAGCTCAATCGCTGCTGCCAATGATGATGAGGATTTTGATCTTGATTTTGAAGAATTAGGCTTAGCAGAATTTATGAGTAATGAAAAACCGGCTGATAAAAACGATACTGACAGTGATATAGATTTAGATGATATCGATTTAAGCTTGCTAGATGACTAA
- a CDS encoding MerR family transcriptional regulator: MTGKEQFTIGEFSAKTGISVRTLHYYDEIGLLKPEKHAISGHRIYKIQDIITLQKIISLKFLGYSLEKAASLLDESSFTVSLNETLQLHLQALEEEKEKLELSIKAIKRIAALLKQEDEVDSSLLFTLIQAIQIENRQKEWMEKNQLAEIGESLFQKSEKETADLDKSFIQMAKDLKELYGRPVDDPQVQQMVAAYLQSSFAFIGEDVIEKLAEVDLESINIDELEEMAPSPFTEAEEKWLHEAIIYSMAGGNS, translated from the coding sequence ATGACAGGGAAAGAACAATTTACGATTGGGGAATTTTCAGCTAAAACTGGCATATCAGTGCGCACCTTGCATTATTATGATGAAATAGGCTTATTAAAGCCAGAAAAGCATGCGATATCTGGTCATCGTATTTACAAAATACAGGATATTATAACCCTACAAAAAATAATAAGCTTAAAATTTTTAGGGTACAGTCTTGAGAAAGCAGCAAGTTTATTAGATGAATCCAGCTTTACGGTGAGCTTGAATGAAACTTTGCAGTTACATCTTCAAGCATTGGAAGAAGAAAAAGAAAAACTTGAATTGTCTATTAAAGCAATAAAAAGGATTGCTGCTCTGCTTAAACAAGAGGATGAGGTTGACAGCAGCTTATTATTTACTCTAATTCAAGCAATCCAAATAGAAAACCGCCAAAAAGAATGGATGGAAAAGAACCAGTTAGCTGAAATAGGCGAAAGCCTGTTTCAAAAATCAGAGAAAGAAACAGCAGACTTAGATAAAAGCTTTATCCAAATGGCAAAAGATTTAAAGGAACTTTATGGAAGACCTGTAGATGATCCTCAAGTGCAACAAATGGTTGCCGCTTATTTACAATCATCTTTTGCTTTTATTGGGGAGGATGTCATAGAAAAGCTAGCTGAAGTTGACCTTGAAAGCATCAATATTGATGAGTTGGAGGAGATGGCGCCTTCCCCTTTTACCGAAGCAGAAGAGAAGTGGCTGCACGAAGCGATAATATATAGTATGGCAGGTGGTAACAGTTAA
- a CDS encoding iron-sulfur cluster biosynthesis family protein: MKVTITDNAAAKLRAYDQPEGAAFKLTSIFSGGCSYTYNYDLAIDHEKDEDTKFEDNGVVLYLDKMTISHINEDLKVDYVEGQGFRLVGASQIYTFRLDVKNKVQA, encoded by the coding sequence ATGAAGGTTACCATTACAGATAATGCTGCAGCAAAATTGCGCGCGTATGACCAGCCAGAAGGTGCAGCATTTAAATTAACAAGCATTTTTAGCGGAGGTTGCAGCTACACATACAATTATGATCTTGCGATTGATCATGAGAAAGACGAAGATACAAAATTTGAGGATAATGGCGTTGTTCTTTATTTAGATAAGATGACGATAAGTCATATCAATGAGGATTTAAAGGTTGATTATGTAGAAGGTCAAGGTTTTCGCTTAGTAGGTGCCAGCCAAATTTATACTTTTAGATTAGATGTAAAGAATAAAGTGCAAGCCTAA